The Brevibacillus brevis genome contains a region encoding:
- a CDS encoding AAA family ATPase, translating into MSGMIVVPGYRVAEFLSTHSKMGIYRGYRNNDNLPVLFKVPMEGPSHKESLWKLKHEYRILQSLESRAVETIIELVNHNRETVMITEDFGGVPLSLLMKMKGLSLKEMLFIAVRMASCLKEIHQHGIIHKDVNPDHILVHPETYEVKLGSFGLASKCHQEYQSVMNPKEWKGNLRYVSPEQTGRMNRTVDYRSDIYSFGVTLYELLTGKLPFLTSDMLELIHAHMARKPLAPSSVKPSVPEMLSDIVMKCLSKNTEDRYFSMSGLLADLQRCYDQLEQNGLITPFPLALEDRADHLRIPERLYGREQEIQMLIDAFEQVTNGATRMVLLSGSPGVGKSALVLEAQKAFLRGRGRFVSGKFDQYNQAVPYSAIIQIFQDLIKQLLAGHERELLAWREMILDAMQGLGQVIVDVIPQLEAVIGKQPAIPELPAAEAKNRFQWVMQRFIRIWARPDHPLVLFLDDLQWADSSSLFLIRELVADMHISHFLLICAYREHDGSMMNPLIAILTETGIKSRILRQFTLLPLREHEFNALVADTLHSDPDMTKPLVAIIMQKTAGNPFYVREFIKTLYDRNLLWYVREERNWQWDLAEIEKLGTTENVAEFLVEKMRRLPDSTQQQLAFAACLGNSFLLHLIATSRNQTESEAIQHIWPAIEEGLIYPIEGAEYLTYAALVEEEVASQMRIRFRFVHDRIQQAAYSLLAEAERGQIHVKLGRIMWEMSQGSESGFLFEICDHMYRGKEILEDQAERMHVAHCHLLAGQKAKSSAAFESALQYFQRGLELVGEEGWQRNHDLTMELCALSAETTYLCNQLDEAKQLFERGMQHAKTDRERVRILEMEIRMYTRLAEFPRVMEIASEALGLLGVPIPKKPGKLDIVKEMFHIKRHLKGRKIDELLYLPDVPDENYQMAMSIISYAGPSAYYVNLNWFALTILRALHLSLVHGNAVASANGYTGYGIVQAAQFGKYREAYEFGQLACRVADSFADPIAMTKAYGAFALLINHWCEHARTNIPLLKKAIQLGLDGGGNIYAAYNAHGLLEAMLYCGVPVEELEQQIEEYSDMIQQIKVVDHDDRLLLLRQALHTFTRWTDDERTAFCHDGFDEAAYVSNLQKEGNSYKRYMYHYYKSMVHLMYGNYLEAAELLAEAEQWMDSVSGQVLVSQQVFMQTLALTGLYENANRQEKSKYGKKIRANIKKMKTWAKECPENFQHKWLLMHAEWLRVTEKKQEAGPFYEQAVQLAKKDVFLQNEALANELAARHYLALGLETIAKVYMTEAHEVYMLWGAVAKAREIEERHPYLLQRVRSLGASAEIATTDQTADLVDLMSVIKASQTIASELRLEMLLATMLRTVMSNAGAEKGILLLKKDGDWLIEAAGSVDLDVEIMQSVPYEHSGMLSVAVVNYTIRTEEMLVLHNASVEGVFFRDTYIAKHKPKSILCSPLWQQGKMIGVIYLENNETTHVFNEKRSEPLRLIFSQIAIFIENARLYHQLEQWNQSLEKIVTERTNEIQALLQANKNLLNNAGQGFLSFSKNLLVHSEYSRECLRIFGRELAGVSVAELLYPDRPEDGVFIVSLLEKYFEAKDQGQKELYLSLFPTEIQINQIPLKLACKPIYEDRRDSPEGLMLILTDMSEQRALESKMEREWQRLNMVVTVAISLPLFQKVLRAFDAFFEDGWKQVLREEIAETEKLFKLIAQIHQFKGDFSQLHLIHTPQKLHDLESWLIQWAKSEERLSDEGMRAEQSFAEVQAAMQQDLSIIQHKLGIGFLDHNEHVYTITKERWESFEHEITSLVQGEAQQELLHRIRKLRYRPIKDMLSRYEDYVSELAIRLNKTIDRVEWDAEEVLVDPERFENFARSLVHVFNNAIDHGMEEEQERLACGKERSGKIQCRIWQEDTSLCVTIRDDGRGGDMEKLKLALAEHVTVQEHASLVSGRGIGLSIVKQEVDQLGGTLQVHTQKGEGTHFTFRIPLEEIR; encoded by the coding sequence ATGAGCGGCATGATCGTGGTTCCAGGTTATAGGGTGGCAGAGTTTCTTTCCACTCATTCAAAAATGGGAATATATCGGGGTTACAGAAATAACGACAATCTCCCTGTCTTATTCAAAGTACCGATGGAAGGACCTTCCCATAAGGAATCTCTGTGGAAACTGAAGCATGAATATCGCATTCTTCAATCATTGGAATCCCGTGCAGTGGAAACGATCATCGAACTCGTTAATCACAACCGTGAGACGGTAATGATTACGGAAGATTTCGGGGGAGTGCCGCTCTCCTTGCTGATGAAAATGAAAGGACTGTCATTGAAGGAGATGCTCTTCATTGCGGTCCGCATGGCTTCCTGCTTGAAGGAAATCCATCAGCACGGAATCATCCATAAGGATGTAAATCCCGATCATATTCTGGTTCATCCTGAAACCTATGAGGTAAAGCTTGGTAGCTTTGGCTTGGCGTCGAAATGCCACCAAGAATACCAAAGTGTGATGAATCCAAAAGAGTGGAAGGGGAACCTTCGCTACGTCTCGCCGGAGCAGACGGGGAGAATGAATCGCACCGTCGATTACCGCTCTGATATTTATTCTTTTGGTGTCACGCTCTACGAGTTATTGACTGGAAAGCTGCCCTTTTTAACTTCGGACATGCTTGAACTCATACATGCTCATATGGCGAGAAAGCCGCTCGCTCCCTCCAGTGTAAAACCATCCGTTCCAGAGATGCTATCGGACATTGTGATGAAGTGTCTGTCAAAAAATACAGAGGATCGCTACTTTAGCATGTCTGGCTTACTGGCAGACCTGCAGCGTTGCTATGACCAGCTTGAACAAAACGGTTTGATCACGCCGTTTCCGCTCGCTTTAGAAGACCGTGCTGATCACTTGCGGATTCCAGAGAGACTGTATGGACGTGAGCAGGAAATCCAGATGCTCATCGATGCATTTGAGCAAGTCACAAACGGCGCTACGAGGATGGTTCTCCTCAGTGGCTCTCCAGGCGTGGGTAAATCTGCTCTCGTGCTGGAAGCGCAAAAAGCGTTTTTGAGAGGCCGGGGACGTTTTGTATCAGGAAAGTTCGACCAATATAATCAAGCCGTACCTTATTCAGCTATCATTCAAATCTTTCAGGATTTGATCAAGCAGTTATTGGCAGGTCACGAACGTGAATTGCTCGCTTGGCGAGAGATGATACTCGACGCCATGCAAGGACTTGGTCAAGTGATCGTGGATGTCATTCCACAGCTTGAGGCAGTGATCGGCAAACAGCCTGCCATACCTGAGCTGCCTGCAGCAGAAGCAAAAAATCGCTTTCAATGGGTGATGCAACGCTTTATTCGGATTTGGGCACGACCAGACCATCCACTCGTCTTGTTTCTGGATGATTTGCAGTGGGCGGATTCTTCTTCGCTTTTCCTGATCCGAGAGTTGGTTGCAGATATGCATATTAGTCATTTTCTGTTGATTTGCGCGTATCGTGAGCATGATGGCAGTATGATGAATCCGTTGATTGCCATTTTGACCGAGACAGGCATCAAGAGCCGTATTTTGCGCCAATTCACGTTATTGCCGCTTCGCGAACACGAATTCAATGCGTTAGTAGCGGATACATTGCATAGTGATCCGGACATGACGAAGCCGCTGGTTGCGATTATCATGCAAAAAACAGCTGGGAATCCGTTTTATGTAAGAGAATTCATTAAGACGCTGTATGATCGGAACTTGTTGTGGTATGTGAGAGAAGAGAGGAACTGGCAATGGGATTTGGCCGAAATTGAGAAGCTGGGTACAACGGAAAATGTGGCCGAATTTCTTGTAGAAAAAATGAGAAGATTGCCTGATTCTACTCAGCAGCAGCTCGCTTTTGCTGCTTGTCTGGGCAACTCGTTTTTGCTTCATTTGATAGCCACGTCACGAAATCAAACGGAGTCCGAAGCCATCCAGCATATATGGCCTGCGATTGAGGAAGGTCTCATCTATCCGATCGAAGGAGCGGAATATCTGACATACGCTGCACTCGTGGAAGAAGAAGTGGCGTCTCAGATGAGGATTCGTTTCCGCTTTGTGCATGATCGAATTCAACAGGCCGCTTATTCGTTGTTAGCAGAGGCAGAACGCGGACAGATTCATGTCAAGCTGGGCAGGATAATGTGGGAAATGTCCCAAGGAAGCGAATCTGGCTTCCTGTTTGAAATTTGCGATCATATGTATCGGGGCAAAGAGATACTGGAGGATCAGGCGGAGCGCATGCATGTAGCACACTGTCATTTGCTCGCCGGACAAAAAGCGAAATCCTCTGCGGCATTTGAGTCGGCCTTGCAGTATTTCCAACGCGGCCTCGAGCTGGTGGGGGAAGAGGGCTGGCAGCGCAATCATGATCTGACCATGGAGCTGTGTGCGTTGTCTGCGGAGACGACGTACCTCTGTAACCAATTGGATGAGGCAAAACAATTGTTTGAACGCGGGATGCAGCATGCCAAAACAGACCGGGAACGAGTACGCATTTTGGAAATGGAAATTCGCATGTATACGCGACTGGCTGAATTTCCGCGTGTCATGGAGATCGCAAGCGAAGCCTTGGGGTTATTGGGCGTACCGATTCCCAAAAAGCCTGGCAAGCTCGATATCGTGAAGGAAATGTTTCATATCAAACGCCACCTCAAAGGCAGAAAAATAGATGAGCTGCTGTATTTGCCGGATGTTCCCGATGAAAATTATCAGATGGCGATGAGCATCATCAGCTACGCTGGGCCATCTGCTTACTATGTCAATCTCAATTGGTTTGCTTTAACGATTTTGCGTGCCCTTCATCTGTCACTCGTGCACGGAAACGCGGTCGCCTCGGCGAACGGTTATACCGGTTACGGGATCGTACAAGCTGCTCAATTCGGAAAGTATCGAGAGGCTTACGAATTTGGACAATTGGCTTGCCGTGTAGCAGACAGCTTCGCCGATCCGATCGCCATGACGAAGGCGTATGGCGCGTTTGCCCTACTGATCAATCACTGGTGCGAGCATGCGCGGACGAATATCCCTCTCCTGAAAAAAGCGATTCAGCTCGGCTTGGACGGTGGAGGCAACATTTATGCTGCCTACAATGCCCATGGTCTTTTGGAGGCCATGCTCTATTGCGGTGTACCAGTGGAAGAATTGGAGCAGCAAATCGAGGAATACAGCGATATGATTCAACAAATCAAGGTCGTTGATCACGATGATCGGCTCTTGTTATTGCGCCAGGCGCTGCATACTTTTACACGGTGGACGGACGATGAACGAACGGCGTTTTGCCATGATGGCTTTGACGAAGCGGCATATGTAAGCAACCTGCAAAAAGAAGGAAACAGCTACAAACGGTACATGTACCACTACTATAAATCGATGGTTCATCTCATGTACGGGAACTACCTGGAGGCTGCCGAGCTGCTGGCTGAAGCTGAGCAATGGATGGATTCAGTCAGCGGACAAGTTCTTGTCAGCCAGCAAGTTTTTATGCAAACCCTGGCATTGACGGGGCTCTATGAGAACGCTAACCGACAGGAAAAATCGAAGTATGGGAAAAAAATCAGAGCAAATATCAAAAAGATGAAGACGTGGGCAAAGGAATGCCCGGAAAATTTTCAGCACAAGTGGTTGCTGATGCATGCCGAGTGGCTGCGTGTCACAGAGAAAAAACAAGAAGCAGGTCCTTTTTATGAACAGGCGGTTCAACTCGCCAAAAAAGATGTTTTCTTGCAAAACGAGGCGCTGGCAAATGAATTGGCTGCCCGGCATTACTTGGCACTCGGGCTCGAAACGATTGCGAAGGTATACATGACTGAGGCGCACGAGGTTTACATGCTTTGGGGAGCGGTCGCCAAGGCACGAGAGATTGAGGAACGGCACCCTTATCTTTTGCAACGGGTAAGAAGCTTGGGAGCTTCCGCCGAGATTGCCACGACTGACCAGACAGCAGACCTCGTCGATTTAATGAGTGTCATCAAGGCGTCGCAAACGATTGCCAGCGAGCTCCGCCTGGAAATGCTGTTGGCGACGATGCTGCGCACGGTGATGAGCAATGCAGGTGCAGAGAAAGGAATCCTCCTGCTGAAAAAAGATGGTGACTGGCTCATCGAAGCGGCAGGCTCTGTCGATTTGGACGTGGAGATCATGCAGTCTGTCCCGTATGAGCATAGCGGGATGCTCTCTGTCGCTGTCGTGAATTACACCATTCGTACAGAAGAGATGCTGGTGCTCCACAACGCTTCAGTTGAAGGAGTCTTTTTCCGCGATACGTACATTGCGAAGCACAAGCCGAAATCAATTCTATGCTCCCCGCTATGGCAGCAAGGAAAAATGATCGGTGTCATTTATTTGGAGAACAACGAGACGACACATGTGTTCAACGAAAAACGCTCAGAGCCGCTCAGACTGATCTTCTCGCAAATTGCGATCTTTATTGAAAATGCGAGACTGTATCATCAATTGGAGCAATGGAATCAATCCTTGGAAAAGATTGTGACAGAGCGTACCAATGAGATACAGGCACTTTTGCAGGCGAATAAAAATTTGTTAAACAATGCGGGACAAGGCTTCCTTTCCTTTTCCAAAAACCTGCTGGTCCACTCCGAATACAGTCGGGAATGTCTCCGGATTTTTGGCAGAGAACTGGCTGGGGTATCGGTCGCAGAGCTACTATACCCGGATCGTCCAGAGGATGGCGTGTTTATTGTATCCCTTTTGGAAAAGTATTTTGAAGCAAAAGACCAAGGGCAAAAAGAGCTGTATCTCAGTCTATTTCCTACGGAGATCCAAATCAATCAAATTCCGTTGAAGCTGGCATGTAAGCCGATTTATGAAGATCGGCGCGATTCGCCAGAGGGCTTGATGCTGATCCTGACCGATATGAGTGAGCAGCGGGCGCTCGAATCTAAGATGGAGCGAGAATGGCAAAGGTTGAATATGGTCGTAACTGTGGCGATTAGTCTCCCGCTCTTCCAAAAGGTACTGCGAGCTTTTGACGCTTTTTTTGAGGATGGGTGGAAGCAGGTTCTGAGAGAAGAGATTGCAGAAACCGAGAAACTATTCAAATTGATCGCTCAGATTCATCAGTTTAAAGGTGACTTCAGCCAATTACATTTGATTCATACACCGCAAAAGCTGCATGATTTGGAGTCGTGGTTGATTCAATGGGCAAAGTCCGAAGAGCGCCTATCCGATGAGGGGATGCGCGCCGAGCAGTCGTTCGCAGAGGTTCAAGCTGCGATGCAACAGGATTTGTCAATCATACAGCACAAGCTCGGGATCGGGTTCCTGGATCATAACGAGCATGTGTACACCATTACAAAAGAGCGATGGGAAAGCTTCGAGCATGAGATCACCAGTCTGGTACAGGGGGAGGCTCAGCAGGAGCTGCTCCACCGCATCCGCAAGCTTCGCTACCGTCCAATAAAGGACATGTTGTCCCGGTATGAAGACTATGTAAGTGAGCTTGCCATCCGTCTGAACAAGACCATCGATCGGGTCGAATGGGACGCAGAAGAAGTATTGGTCGATCCAGAGCGATTCGAGAATTTTGCGAGGAGCCTGGTTCACGTATTCAACAATGCGATCGATCATGGAATGGAAGAAGAGCAAGAACGATTGGCATGCGGAAAAGAACGCAGCGGCAAGATTCAATGCCGCATTTGGCAAGAGGATACTTCCCTGTGCGTCACGATTCGTGATGATGGGCGGGGCGGCGATATGGAAAAACTAAAGTTGGCATTGGCTGAGCATGTCACGGTACAGGAACATGCGAGTCTCGTATCGGGCAGAGGAATTGGCCTGTCCATTGTCAAACAAGAGGTTGACCAGTTGGGAGGAACCCTTCAGGTTCATACCCAAAAAGGAGAAGGCACCCATTTTACCTTCCGAATCCCGTTGGAAGAAATTCGCTAG
- a CDS encoding MBL fold metallo-hydrolase — protein sequence MKANAGVKMIPLQGEAFGKPMVIYPTLLWDDDRAVLVDTGMPGSWETIRQEMSRAGIPPERLQAIILTHQDLDHIGSLPEIVRELGGQVEIYAHELDQPYIEGTRPLLKANPQSMAPLLAMLPEKEREHLQWLCENPPKAMVHKTLADTEILPYCGGIRIIHTPGHTPGHISLYVQDSKTLIAGDAMVYMNEALRGPIPQTTLDMEMAVNSLKKFDNLEINSIICYHGGMCQDNVQEQLHALIR from the coding sequence ATGAAAGCAAACGCAGGTGTGAAAATGATTCCGTTGCAAGGAGAGGCATTTGGCAAGCCGATGGTGATCTATCCCACCTTGCTTTGGGATGATGACCGAGCAGTTTTGGTAGATACAGGAATGCCTGGTTCATGGGAGACCATTCGTCAGGAGATGAGCCGCGCTGGCATACCACCTGAGCGTTTACAAGCGATCATTTTGACACATCAGGACCTTGATCATATCGGCAGTCTTCCAGAAATCGTTCGTGAGCTTGGCGGACAGGTTGAAATATACGCGCATGAGCTAGATCAGCCGTACATTGAAGGCACACGCCCTCTCCTCAAAGCAAACCCCCAAAGCATGGCCCCTTTACTTGCGATGTTGCCTGAAAAGGAACGCGAGCACTTGCAATGGCTTTGCGAAAATCCGCCAAAGGCAATGGTGCACAAGACACTGGCAGACACAGAGATTCTGCCGTATTGTGGGGGAATTCGCATCATTCATACTCCCGGACATACGCCGGGGCATATCAGCCTTTATGTACAAGATAGCAAGACATTGATAGCAGGCGATGCAATGGTGTACATGAACGAAGCACTACGAGGACCGATTCCGCAAACCACTCTCGATATGGAAATGGCAGTAAACTCATTAAAAAAATTCGATAACTTGGAAATTAATAGTATCATTTGTTATCATGGAGGCATGTGCCAAGACAACGTGCAAGAGCAGCTTCACGCTCTGATACGGTGA
- a CDS encoding GAP1-N2 domain-containing protein: MSNRQPILQQYYTRGRQGVFRSNEGYDTVAKTPGLDNQFIKKALHPFCVYDAPRQLQERAESNLALFPEALVSFQAESGEMVLGRSVFVGADFTGQRNTFFSHNYVIPVERRDEFIKNPGKIFGVRTFADRHDDAAGKELPAVDDIPSEKGLSQDRKQLLGQLGIDERLFKQLLFAVMSSLAAKKKVFISLDVDISASSKSAAQMLEILYSCLPYEMRRHFGFLTFSNEPQSKKHIHVTFVEKGSIRPGGGHSDKDFLFDFSLGRVQNVDLQDGGHEYLDFAWEYVNEPRILDAFHEFCEEVLAGADHALALNIRTYYELCALYLIEKGRTSVYQSKRAGVWQALNSYLGHSSLTRKKRLIELQEMLMRIEVEALSSKQLPDSETLKQIIESYRVTRQERLQMDLIRFLMDVLMKAKTSRQSSYVAEVYKHLSSNRELFGFMMRTIFGYPQLVKPLFEDYMTERVAAVTSLDQMLKEIRFWTETEPQAMRNVVFISTTTEKVLRLFTRERQKLAAAITIHQFFENIDGARSYADELLDELDKSLMKLVALDTLSKDDFQVLIALLEEKPQSFFGTLDMESRHKQEMLMNLAKLHEERSTPHPAEFFRKWDREAISVQQRMIQNMLSKPLQADEFPQVPLVFYREDHFGQEGFQFAELLEYVQQNGGEAVTLSFIQWTMGQRMFFEGKYLLPAYRKALKAFFLEEKGKRLRDKEWRKRWYAIRNADFRKLLDEVRSETANPFVKLFRHKATVISSAVVLLGAGAWGGYMVWGGTSTHVQPPETKPEPIRPPAVFVPVYRLMVDEPDIQPVRGVLGERSQDASTGSQPVQTTTP; the protein is encoded by the coding sequence GTGAGCAACCGTCAGCCCATTTTGCAGCAGTACTACACCCGCGGGCGACAAGGGGTTTTCCGTTCGAACGAAGGATACGATACTGTCGCCAAAACGCCAGGGCTGGATAACCAATTCATAAAAAAGGCACTCCATCCGTTTTGCGTGTATGACGCGCCGCGACAGCTTCAAGAGCGGGCGGAAAGCAACCTGGCGCTCTTTCCGGAGGCCCTTGTCAGCTTCCAAGCCGAATCAGGAGAGATGGTTCTCGGCAGAAGTGTATTTGTCGGGGCGGACTTTACTGGGCAGCGCAATACGTTTTTCAGCCACAACTATGTCATTCCGGTAGAGCGCCGGGACGAGTTTATCAAGAACCCGGGCAAGATCTTCGGAGTGCGCACTTTTGCAGATCGCCACGACGATGCAGCGGGCAAGGAGCTTCCTGCCGTCGATGACATCCCTTCAGAAAAAGGCTTGTCGCAAGACCGAAAACAGCTGCTTGGGCAATTGGGCATCGATGAGCGTTTATTCAAACAGCTTCTTTTTGCGGTGATGTCCTCGCTCGCAGCGAAAAAGAAGGTGTTCATCAGCCTGGATGTGGATATTAGTGCCTCATCCAAGAGTGCTGCTCAAATGTTGGAGATTTTGTACAGTTGTCTGCCTTATGAGATGCGCAGACATTTTGGTTTTCTCACGTTTAGCAACGAGCCGCAGAGCAAGAAGCATATCCACGTCACGTTCGTGGAAAAAGGAAGCATACGCCCAGGCGGGGGGCACAGCGACAAAGACTTTTTGTTCGACTTCTCCCTTGGTCGCGTTCAGAACGTCGATTTGCAGGACGGAGGACACGAATACCTCGACTTTGCTTGGGAGTATGTGAATGAGCCACGGATTCTGGATGCGTTCCACGAATTTTGTGAGGAAGTGCTGGCTGGAGCAGACCATGCACTGGCCTTGAACATTCGCACGTACTATGAGCTGTGCGCACTGTATTTGATTGAAAAGGGACGAACGTCCGTGTATCAGAGCAAGCGGGCGGGCGTTTGGCAGGCGTTGAACAGCTATTTGGGACACAGTAGCTTGACGCGCAAGAAACGGCTGATCGAGCTTCAGGAAATGCTGATGCGGATCGAGGTAGAGGCGCTTTCGTCCAAACAGCTGCCTGACAGCGAGACGCTCAAGCAAATAATCGAATCCTACCGTGTCACCAGGCAGGAACGTCTGCAAATGGATTTGATCCGCTTCTTGATGGACGTGTTGATGAAGGCCAAGACCTCGAGACAGAGCAGCTACGTGGCAGAGGTGTACAAGCATTTGTCGAGCAATCGGGAGCTGTTTGGCTTCATGATGCGGACGATTTTCGGCTATCCACAATTGGTGAAGCCGCTCTTTGAGGATTATATGACCGAGCGGGTAGCCGCCGTGACCAGCTTGGATCAGATGTTAAAGGAAATCCGGTTTTGGACGGAAACAGAACCGCAAGCCATGCGCAATGTTGTTTTTATTTCTACTACGACGGAGAAAGTTCTGCGTCTATTTACGCGTGAACGTCAAAAGCTCGCTGCGGCCATTACCATCCACCAATTCTTTGAAAACATCGATGGGGCGCGCAGCTATGCCGATGAGCTGTTGGATGAGCTGGACAAGTCCTTGATGAAGCTCGTCGCGCTAGACACGCTATCCAAGGATGATTTCCAAGTGCTCATCGCCCTCTTGGAGGAGAAGCCACAGAGCTTTTTCGGAACGCTGGATATGGAGAGTCGCCACAAGCAAGAAATGCTCATGAATCTGGCGAAGCTGCATGAAGAGAGAAGCACGCCACATCCGGCAGAGTTTTTCCGAAAATGGGATCGGGAAGCGATTTCCGTGCAGCAAAGAATGATCCAGAATATGTTGAGCAAACCGCTCCAGGCTGACGAGTTCCCGCAGGTGCCGCTGGTCTTTTACCGGGAAGATCATTTTGGTCAGGAAGGCTTCCAGTTTGCAGAATTGCTGGAGTATGTTCAGCAAAATGGCGGGGAAGCCGTTACACTGTCCTTTATCCAATGGACGATGGGCCAGCGGATGTTTTTCGAAGGGAAGTATTTGCTGCCTGCATACAGAAAAGCATTGAAGGCCTTTTTCCTTGAGGAGAAAGGCAAGAGATTGCGGGATAAAGAATGGCGAAAACGGTGGTATGCGATTCGAAATGCTGATTTTCGCAAGCTTTTGGACGAGGTACGCAGCGAAACAGCCAATCCGTTTGTGAAGCTGTTTCGGCACAAAGCAACGGTGATATCCAGCGCAGTTGTCTTGCTAGGTGCCGGAGCGTGGGGAGGCTATATGGTTTGGGGAGGTACGAGTACACACGTGCAGCCACCTGAAACGAAGCCTGAACCGATCCGCCCACCGGCTGTGTTCGTACCGGTTTATCGGTTGATGGTGGACGAGCCTGACATCCAACCTGTCCGTGGCGTTCTGGGGGAGCGCAGCCAAGATGCATCCACGGGTAGTCAGCCTGTTCAGACAACTACACCCTAA
- a CDS encoding TRAFAC clade GTPase domain-containing protein has protein sequence MLSFLKNMFEKKPQVKERLPFYDIVCPYCFAKYGPDEVVFRATHHRQDDEDYALQEDEILNAYRDKFGLDAIDELEAVIDPESIPSENHLYVDNVLAGVTDRYGMVSKRRLCPKCHNELPITAGKAPSNIISIVGASQVGKSVYMTSLIHTLQNTTANHFDAACMPLNAQISRKFRENYEAPLFERGQLLDSTQKEKRQEPFIFQFIFKDSDKAPLILVFFDVAGEGMVDREYLELYAAHVKNSSGILFLVDPLQIKTIRDRVMLQAGDEPGEFTARYDEPREVVITLFENFIGYQEQSKTHIPTAVVLTKSDMLHLIKEDDGEYIKSNSNVFRNFVHEQYLNTTEFENIDGEIRRFIEKVDRPFKDALDVYFTNTAYFAVSALGSNPVNQRVSGVVTPIRVDEPFIWLMHQLDYIEGRER, from the coding sequence ATGCTGTCGTTTTTGAAAAACATGTTTGAAAAGAAGCCGCAGGTCAAGGAACGGCTTCCTTTTTACGATATTGTCTGCCCGTACTGCTTCGCCAAATACGGACCGGACGAAGTTGTCTTCCGTGCCACACATCATCGCCAGGATGACGAAGATTACGCGTTGCAGGAGGATGAGATTCTCAATGCGTATCGGGATAAATTTGGACTGGATGCCATCGACGAGCTGGAAGCGGTGATTGACCCGGAATCCATCCCGTCGGAAAACCATTTGTACGTCGATAACGTCCTCGCAGGTGTGACCGACCGGTATGGCATGGTTTCCAAGCGCAGACTGTGCCCGAAATGCCACAACGAGCTGCCGATTACGGCAGGTAAAGCGCCGAGCAACATTATTTCCATTGTCGGGGCGTCCCAGGTCGGTAAGTCCGTTTACATGACCTCATTGATTCATACCTTGCAGAACACGACTGCGAATCACTTCGATGCAGCGTGTATGCCGCTCAATGCGCAGATTAGCCGCAAGTTCCGTGAGAACTACGAGGCACCCTTGTTTGAACGCGGACAGCTGCTTGATTCCACGCAAAAAGAAAAGCGTCAGGAGCCGTTCATCTTCCAGTTCATTTTCAAGGATAGCGATAAGGCACCGTTGATCCTGGTGTTTTTCGACGTAGCAGGCGAGGGAATGGTCGACCGCGAGTATTTGGAGCTGTATGCGGCGCATGTGAAAAACTCGTCTGGCATCCTGTTCCTGGTCGATCCGCTGCAAATCAAGACAATTCGCGATCGGGTCATGCTGCAAGCAGGGGATGAGCCAGGGGAATTCACGGCAAGGTACGACGAGCCGCGTGAGGTCGTTATTACGCTGTTTGAGAACTTCATCGGCTATCAGGAGCAGAGCAAGACACATATTCCGACTGCTGTCGTGTTGACGAAGAGCGACATGCTGCATCTGATCAAGGAAGACGACGGCGAATACATCAAGTCCAACAGCAATGTTTTCCGCAATTTCGTCCATGAACAATATTTAAATACGACTGAATTCGAGAACATCGATGGGGAAATCCGCCGATTCATCGAAAAGGTGGACAGACCATTTAAAGACGCGTTGGATGTTTACTTTACGAATACGGCCTATTTCGCTGTATCTGCGCTGGGGAGCAATCCAGTCAATCAAAGGGTGAGTGGTGTCGTGACACCGATTCGCGTCGATGAACCGTTTATTTGGTTGATGCACCAGCTTGATTACATCGAGGGGAGGGAGCGGTAG
- a CDS encoding cupin domain-containing protein yields MSNLSRSVSNPHNHEVVTFLKTTEETNGEYLLFRTDLPPDNGIFLHYHTKLVETFEGVIGNLEVTIDGKKVILKPGEKLNIPTDKVHGFHNPSNEFVSFHVEIRPAGTFEAFVRCGYGLDTDGRSFYLPILKQYIPKNILLLGTIFEMGQFYLPIIPRFLQKGMFAVFAALARWTGSDKSLEKYYKPSPATPVTHTEFEQTAQKTLQG; encoded by the coding sequence TTGTCAAATCTAAGTCGCAGTGTAAGTAACCCGCATAATCATGAAGTGGTTACCTTTTTGAAGACAACGGAAGAAACGAATGGCGAATATTTGTTATTCCGTACCGATCTTCCACCTGATAACGGGATTTTTCTACACTATCATACAAAACTTGTCGAAACCTTTGAAGGTGTAATTGGAAATTTAGAGGTAACCATTGATGGAAAAAAAGTAATCCTGAAGCCGGGAGAGAAGCTAAACATACCAACAGACAAGGTTCATGGGTTCCACAATCCCTCTAACGAATTCGTCAGCTTCCATGTCGAAATCCGTCCGGCTGGTACTTTTGAAGCGTTTGTCCGCTGTGGATACGGGCTCGATACAGACGGGCGCAGCTTTTACTTGCCGATTCTCAAGCAATATATCCCGAAAAATATTCTCCTCTTGGGAACGATCTTTGAGATGGGGCAGTTTTACCTCCCAATCATTCCGCGTTTCCTGCAAAAAGGCATGTTCGCTGTGTTCGCTGCACTAGCTCGTTGGACAGGCTCAGATAAATCACTAGAAAAATACTACAAACCCTCTCCAGCTACACCAGTCACTCATACCGAATTCGAGCAAACAGCGCAAAAGACGTTGCAAGGATAA